The Carassius gibelio isolate Cgi1373 ecotype wild population from Czech Republic chromosome A1, carGib1.2-hapl.c, whole genome shotgun sequence region GGTGATTGCAGAAAAATGTGTTGTTCCCTGTCTGCTTGCTTTATGGCAGCATTTTATAGTAATTTTGTGAGTCAAGGGTTTTTACGTGGATAATGCTGAAATGTAGACTTGGGAATTTTTTTGTAAGGTGTAGTACTTGTAATAGGTCACCTGTGGACAGTATTGCAAGATCAGATAAGAGTCACATCAGGCAAGTTCCAATTATTATAGTCATTACTGTATTCATGATTTCATTATGTACTTTCCTGCGGAGCTCAGTAAGTTTCTGTTTTTCAATAGCGCAGtgtcatcagtttttttttattacatcacAACTCCCAACGGCTGAGTCATAAGGtttcttttactttctttttcttccacaGCGATGATGAAGTGCCTCCAATGTCTGCCATCTACCCTCTGAGTGGGTACGAAGACCCTGCGGTGGTGGCCAGCTTTAATGGCATCCACAGTCAGCTAAGTGGGGGAGAAGAAAGCATGAACCTTAAAGATAAAGTAGGTGGCTGCTGATCATCTGTTGTTGTCACCTACAGTGTAAAATTAACATTtgtcagctgaaaaaaaaaaaatttgacatttgAATTTAGAAATGAAGTTACTTGGATGGTAATAAGCCCTCTTCTCTCACTCTCCCAGTCTTCACGGGGGAGCAGCAGCAGTAGCAGCTCCTCTGAAGGAGATGACGAGGAGAGGGAGAGTGGTGAAGAGCCTCCAGGCCAGAAAGTGTCACTCTCTGGAGGGAAAAATGACCGTCCGCCTCCGTCATACCCTCATTCACAGGTAGAGTGTAAGAAAATATCTTACTGGGactttaagaatatatatatatatatatatatatatatatatatatatatatatatatatatatatatatatatatatatatagaacaaacGTAGTTTAATTACTAACACAAAAATAGCATGATCTAACAAAGCAAATAGTCGATTttccataaatgtgtgtgtatgtgtatatatacatacataaactcACTTTATTAGGTACTTCTTGCTAGTAACAggttggtccatattgacatgatagcatcacgcagttgctgcagatttatCGGCTGCACATCTATGGTGCGGATCTCCTGTTCCACCAAATCCCCAAattgctctattggattgagatctagTGACTGTGGAGACCATTTAAggaaagtgaactcattgtcatgttcaagaaaccagtctgagatgatttgagctttgtgacatggtgcattatcctgctggaagtagccatcagaggatgggtacatggtggtcataaagtgatggacatggtcagcaacaatactcagatAGGCTGTGGggtttaaacaatgctcagttggtatgtcaaagtgtgccaagaaaatatccctcacactattacaccaccagcagcagccagaaccgttgagacaaggtaGAATGGTTCCATGCCTTCATGtcctttatgccaaattctgaccccaccatctgaatgtcacagcaggAATCGAGAATCATCAGACCAGGCAGTGTTTTTCAGATCTTctgttgtccaattttggtgagcctgtgtgaattgtagcctccgtttcctgttcttagctgacaggagtagcgcacggtgtggtcttctgctcctgtagcccatctgcttcagggttttaCGTGTTGGGATTCAGAGATGGCATGCTGCATACCTTGGTTTTAATGAGTGGTTAATTGAATTATTGTTGCCTTTCTGTCatttctaaccagtctgcccattctcttCTGACCTCTGAAGTCgacaaggcattttcatccacacagctgctgctcactggatattttctctttttctgaccattctctgTGAACCCTAGAGGTGGTTGTGTATGAAAATCCctgtagatcagcagttttttaaatactcagaccagcccgtctggcaccaacaaccattccacgttcaaagacttttaaatcccctttcttccccattctgatgctcggtccgaacttcagcaagttgtcttcaccacatctagatgcctaaatgcattgagttgctgccatgtgattggctgattagcaatttgtgttaccaagcaattgaactggtgtacctaataaagtggcctcTTGAGTGTATATATACTCTCACAATtttgatcaaaattattcaacccatttaagattttcaaaatattttgtgataaaagtgaaaatgtcaaaatattatgtaaaattgtattaattattttataatgcaatatgttataaaaaaaatctttgtttacagttttaggattttttttttttggaattcagttatatcatatttattaaataattcagcATTGCTGATCTTAAGTAATGTATTTTTATGGTTGAGTACAAAACACTTAATCTGCTTGAGCTCTTACACATGTACACAAGTTTAGCCCTTGTGCTAAAGTTGATTATCAAATATGGCCTCTGGCAAAATGCTAAATCTTTGTTTCCTATGTAGGTGGATCAGGTACAACATCCATGCGAATGCCATGTGTGCAATCAGGGCAACGGGGACAGTAGTGCCTCCAGCCTGAACTCCACCAGGTTGCATGCGGGGGGTCACCAGTTCTTCTCAGAGAAGACGGCAGCCCACCCTGCCCTCCACCTCTACCCCCACATCCACGGCCATCTACCCTTACACAACCTCTCCCACCTGCCCAGACCACTGCTGCCCACCCTCTACTCCACCCCTCCGCTCACACACAGCAAGGTTAGACGCACGCACAAGCACTGAAATGCACAGGAAATTCCCAGCCAGAGTTGTGTGGGTTATAGCTGCTTGGTGAATTTGCTGATATTTTTCCAGCCACAAGGGGGTGACTTGTATCAGAAattataatctttaaaaaaggCACAGGTGCTAAATTTCACTTCTCACTGGGTATGTCCCTTTCCACATCATTGACTATTGCTTATCAAGCAGTGACACGATGTCATCATAAATTTCCCATTACATTTTCAGTTGCTTTATTGTAAAtccttttaaaagaacatttcttCATGAACTTTTCATGTGATGATCCCAACTCTCTTCACATCATCTTTTCTAGACTCTCCCTCCCACCCCCACATCCAATCAAACAGGTGGAAAGCAGCAGGTGTTCAACCCCACCCTACCAGAGCACGTCTACCAGAGCTGCTTCAACACAGCAGGGGACTGGAACGGCTCTTTGCCATGTCCCTCGCTCAAACTAGAGAACCTCTGGGACACGCACATGATGAAAAACTGGAACCCTTCTGTGCTTCTCCAGGAACCCCTACCTGGTCAGTTGCCCAGGCCATTTTAAAGATGATGTGCACACTTCAAAGTGGACAAAACGACACTTCCAGTTTGACTAAACACAAGCTTTTAAGAATTATTCAGGTGCTTTAAACATAAACAGGCTCCATTTAGATCTGGTATTAAAGTTTCTGGGGATCTGATCATTCAGAAGTATATTCAAAGAATTTTGGTTTCATGCCACTTAAAAAAATAGCATCTGTGGAAGAACCTGTTATAATTTGGAAAAGCACAATGTGCATACAGGACCAGGTTCTGTGTTCAGATACTTACAATATTAAAAGGAGCAACCTAGCACCCCTAAATTGTACGACTTGGCACCTTGCAACAAGTCCACCCTCATCGTTCTGGTCGAccaatatagtttatttatttatttatttattaatacttgtgttcctgtagctcaaatggtagagcattgcattatcaagcgcaaggttgggggttcgattccccgggaacacatgataggtaaaaattgatagcctgaatgcactctaagtcgctttggataaaaaagtctgctaaatgcataaacttaaCTTAAACTTAACTTAAGAAATCATTTgataatggattaaaaaaaattaatgagtaaaataaacatactttagatgacaaagtattttttacaaataaatatttaataaaaaatttaattaaaaaggaagCAAACACTGTAACctacagggcactcagtatttcgggaagtttgtgtgcactgggaatcatatttttcaaataaagcaaaggtaacactcattttacatgcagcacacagagaaaatgacatgatTATGACAAAGGGCCAATATATCCGTCAACCACTACTTCAGATACTTGACTAAAATATCTGAGAAATAAGCTTAATACATTAcgttagtattttatttagtcaCAAAATCAGATTCCGTTCTCCCAATGCGTTTAAAATTCATGAGAACGGACACATACACACTAAAGAGATTTGGGAGTGACAACTGCCTTAAAATGTCTGAGGGAATCTCTGAAATGTAGaagttaaagtttttattttctataatctTATCCCCCGAATATAAATGGGATACAGGATTCACTCACAAGATTTGACACAGTGATAACCATAGTAAAAGTTCGACTTAAGCCTAAGTAAACTTAAACCgaagtaaataaactaaaaactacACACAATTGAAGCTGTTTGGCTGAGCTGTATTTGAGTAATGTTAACGATCAGAGTCATCTAGTCACCTAGCCATCAATAGGAAAAAGCAGTCCACAGAGGTGTGTTATGTTTATACTCAGTAAGTTTTAACAGTATGCTCTTTCTGGACCATAATTGATGGGTTTCCCCGAGACCGCATCGCTAGTGGTGAGAAACTGTTGGGAAGAGATCAAAATTTGTGAATGAGTCAAAACACAATTTTCTAGCACCACACCACAGACGAGCCGTCTGTGTCCAAAAGTTGGGTGACGTCACTGTAGTAACAACTATTTGTTCAGTTTGGCACTGTACagatgtgtatttatatacttattttatatgcatttaaatggtCACTAATGTACCTAAAAGGATTTGTGTGATGACTTCTATTGTTTTAAGTGTCTTTCTGACCCTGAAACTTTTCTCCTTATCAAAGGTGACATGCTGGGCCCTCCCCTTCCCGACGTGCCCCTTCTCTCCTCCAGTTTGGACCCTAATGTCAATCCCCACTTTGCTCCATATGACAAAGAGAAGAAGAACGGCGCCAAGAAAAAGTGTCTCTTCAACTACCAAGATGCCTTCATGGAGGCGAGCGAAGTGGTGATGGCCACTTCCTCTGCCACCTCCTCTGTCTCCAGTACCACCACCACTGTCCAGTCGAGTAATGATCACTTCCACGTTTCTAAATGACCCTGATCATGAGTGTTTCGATTGGATTCTGGCTTTCCTGTGCTTATTTTCCTCCTTTTCCTCCTTTCCCTTTTTTATAGATGAAGTTTTCCATAATTTAGGTAAAGAGGACCATAGACATCCCACTCCTGTTGCTCCTAGGAATAGTCCCACTAGTATCGCGTCTCTCCCCCCTCTCAGCGGAACCTCGCATCCCTCTTCCCCCAACACACACCTACCCAGTATAGGCACCCAGTCCTTCCCAAAGACTGTAACTCCAGGCTACATGGATATCCATCAGGGTCTGTGCTTGTCAGCTGGTGAGCAGCCAACCACCCTGGGCGAGGGTTTAGTCAGTGGTCCAAATAGTGTGTGCAGGTCAGTCCCCCAAGTATCTGATTTATACGTTTTCTGTCTCATGTCCCTGCTGTGCCAGCATCTGAGACGCATAGACAAGCTGTTGTATTCAATACCATGTCAAGCTTTCAGTTTTTAATAAAGACACCAGAGTATGATCCATATAGTCACAGTTGGGATGTTTTTGTCAGTGATCCAGACTGTGAGGGTCATCGCTGTGAAGGGAACGGAGGCTATGAGCACCAACCATATGAAGGAGAGGAGAGCCAAGATGAGGACAGCAGCTCAGAGCACAGCTCTTCTACCTCCACCTCCACCAATCAGAAGGAAGGAAAGTACTGTGACTGCTGCTACTGTGAATTCTTCGGTCACGGAGGGGTATGGAAACACTCTCATTTGGCTGTCACCAAACTGTTCAATTAAAAGTCTTCCTAATTAGGGTCGGGGGGTTTGACCATAGTAGTACATCACAGCATAGATTATTGAATATAATATGATTCACAATTTATCACAATATAATAGATAGCAAAAATGGTTAATTAAATTATCAAGAGGTAATAGctgtttttgaaaaattaaatacttaaaataaaacaattaaacactTGAGATTAAATAAAAGATACATGTCATTTGATTATATTGTCTGGCATGtatgaatacatttttggatgtcagctgattttagttttaatatatatatatatatatatatatatatatatcaaacttaTTTTGGGATATTAAATCGTGCTTTCTCATTTCCCATTTTCCCATTTAAATTGCCGTTGCCACTCACTCAAAAAGTGTAAAATATAAcgtttagcaaatctcaaaataaatatccACTTTTCATACGGTACTTTATAAGCttatgatgcctaaattcacctgtagcatttaaaacaattgattttagtttagttttttattgatttaatattcattaagagAAAATAATGATTAGTGGCAAGCCATACCATCAACCATATCATCTACTGATAATGGGCTTAATGGTATTTGCAACAGTTGGTACATGATGCAAGATACAACTTGTCACTTTAACATTAACACAAAGCGGTCCTGCTCACTGATGCATCCATGTAAAAACATACATCTACCAGGATATAGTAGACCCTTTTTTGCCCTAACTCACTGCATACATCATACCATCCAGTTCTATTTCAATTATAGTCAACCACTTTGATGTTCATACAGTGTTAGTGATGGATcagtgcatgcagttatttcctGCACCATATCAGTTTTGCATACTCCACTGCTTATGTAAATCATATCGTTAAAGGAACATTTGTGGAAGCAGTTCATGTTACCTGTCTATCATTAAATAAGCTAATCAGGCTTCTGTTGTTTGTGGCGCGTAGCCCCCTGCCGCACCCACCAGTAGGAACTATGCAGAGATGCGGGAGAAGTTGCGACTCAGGCTAACTAAGCGCAAAGAGGAACAGCCTAAAAAAGAAGAATTGCTGCTCGAGCGGGATGGGGTGGAGGACGATCGCAAGGTAGAGGACCTGTTACAGTTCATCAACAGCGCAGACAGCAAACCACCCAGCAGCTCCAAAGCAGCCAAACGTGCCCGTCACAAACAGAAGAAGGTAAACTCATTTTGTAATCAGGAATTcacatacactttttttctaaatcTATTCAGCATAAgactatattaaaatgcaatacaaCTGTttcttataatgtttttttttttacttcattataaTAAAGTCTTAGAAAAACtctaaagactaaagtcttaagTAGTTTTGCATAaccttttattataaaaaaaaaaaaaaatatatatatatatatatatatatatatatatatatatatatatatatatatatatatatatatatatatatatatatatatatatattagtgctgtcaaaataagCACGTTAAtgcatgcaatatttttttttcagcttaagagcattacaaatatttaacacaattaaTGCAGGGGTGGAAATAGTGTTGGGCATCCCCAGTCACAACTGTtgcttctgtctttttttctcgACAAGAATTGTTTATTTAGAAGCAGAACGTCTTTATGACCACATCAAACGGCAGACTTTCAAATGCACACTCCAACTTCACCTCAGCGACAGGCGCTAGTCAAATGAGGGAGGAAAATGTACGAGGGAGCTTCAGTAGAACTACAGTGAACTGCGGTCACATGATGTTGTCttatgtcagtaaaaaaaaaaaaaaaaaaacatgtcagtcATTATACTGTACTTGTAACATGTGCTCTTCAAATGCACACTCAAATACTTTAAAGTACTGTATCATATTACAGCACAAATGAAACTATGAGAGAATGTGAGAAAATAGGATGCGCGTCAGAGCTGTGTCATGTTCAGCAGCCAGAATAACCTAATAACCCAGCTTCTGCAATGTAtcttaatcaaagaacaaaaggaaattattatcttttgtaactttaaggatttatctatttttaatttagaattcaGTGTTTGATCACTTTTTTCAGTTTCTGTAGATTTCCTTcttgctgaagggcacaggtaaatatgacatttattataatgggtttattgccgcgtttccaccgaaattacccggaacatttgtaccaggaactttttttcccaggaactttttcccccccaGACCccttgctttctgcgtttccaccacggtgtaaagtaccgggtagattaggcaaatagactggtgacgtaggtctgagcgcgtttctcaatacaaagtaccgctgatttaaaaaaaaaaaggtacgctgattttggacgtgcatcattggtagttagttcagacttcgtgcgttcgactggggagtgtgatgtcagcgacgacgcaaatcctgtaattttcctctctgtatatttacaataaaatgaaataggatataaaataccactgcctcctttggtttcatttaagcataataacagctgcagaaatgtacttagttcagggatatgtgtatatgcagccattacaatgaaactaaatattatatttataatattatattataatattttattttcattttaacatatagataaattgaatacagaccaaagaaaacctgttagatttaccccgcagctgaattatgttatgtttaaccactaaagagacatcagagccagcggcacatatcagaagatctgtccgagatgaggctgctctctgcggatacatgaggactgagcttccgctgatcgagtggagctcaccgtctacgagatcggcgaaatacatttttaaataggcgctgtctttataaataaaccatagatttgagttttagacaactacattctcgcctgaaatactttaaaattacatttcatgacacaataacagtaatatttgaaaatgatccaaataaatggtgtttgaactcaaccaatgctgcgtgaactcagatcgctttggctactgttattttcccctcagtatatttacaataaaactaaataggatataaaataccactgcctcctttcgttttcatttaaacataataacagctgcagaaatgtacttagttcagggatatgtgtaatgttatatacagccattgcaatgaaacgaaatattatatagacttgccttttttattttcattttaacatatagataaattgaatacagaccaaagaaaacctgttagatttaccccgcagctgaattatattttatgtttaaccactgaagagacatcagagccagcggcacatatcagaagatctatccgagatgaggctgctctctgcggatacatgaggactgagctcccgctgatcgagtggagcttaccgtctctgagatcggcgaaacacatttttaaataggcactgtctttataaataaaccacagatttgagttttaaacaactacattctcgcctgaaatacttttaaaattacatttcatgacacaataacagtaatattttgaaaatgttgattcgaataaatggtggttgaactcaaccaatgctgcgtgaactcaaccaatcaggatgtttagcgccaaagtcccgcccccgaaagttccggaactttaaaaaagtaccacctcgccagcagggactttctgaggggcatttttttacccggaacttttatttagttcctggttcctgcggtggaaacacaccaagtaccggaccaagtccctagttcctgggtaaagttcctgcggtggaaacgcggcttttgTAAAGATTAAGTTCACTAGAAGTTCACTAATTTTTTTAAGACTAATAAATGTTGATaattttaatgataaataatgaaaataatacaatTGATAGCAGTTATAgctactgtaatgttgaatggctatagtcaatgcttaaatattgggggggggggggggggggggggttatttcaTAGAGACATGAGTAGTATTAGTGATACTCAACTTCAGACATAAAAAATATACcagtaaacaaatatttaaaaaatactgtctTTGATATTTCTGCattaatttgtgatttttttttttttttcaatataaaattatatttaaaaacttaaatgcTAGGATTAgtcatgattaataataataatttaaaaaagtgtgaTATTATCTTTTTAATCGATTGAGGGCACTTTTTAATCAAAACTTCAacaatgtttatttgtatttggAAAAACACTCCTCATGAAATGTCAAATAATATGTCAAATAATTTGACCTTTATATGACAAAGCAAGATTAGTTCCGGTTTTAAAATGCCATGTTGACCCAAAACGCTTAATGATATTTAGGAATGAGTAATgcataagttatatatatatatatatatatatatatatatatatatatataaaaaaaaaaaaaacacacacacacactagtcatGGGATTAAGCTCTCTTTTGGGGTGTCATGGAGTTAACTGTCTGGCGGTTTGTTTGGGTGCAGCTGGAGGAGAAAGCCCGTCTAGAGGCGGAGGCTCGGGAACTGGAGATACAACAGCAGTTTCTAAAGGAACAGAGTAGGCGGcaacaggaggaggaggaggcagcACTGAAGCGGGAGCTGCTCCGCCTGCAGGAAATGCAGCAGTTGCGGGCAtctaagaagaaaaagaaagacaaagtCAAGGAGGTAACCAAATCTGAGAATCCTCTTGTTCCAACAACCAACAGCCCTCAGCCTCTTCAGCAGACAGCACAGAGCGTTTTAGAAAAGAACATGCAGAACGGCAAAACACAGCTACTGCACAATCTCATCCGTCTCAGTCCTAAGGAGCCTCGTATAGAACCTGAATCCCCCACTGGTGGGAAGAACGGCCCATTGCAACAGCCTTGCAAAGAGAGACCTTCAGAGTCTCTCGCCCTCCAGAATGGCACCTCCTCCCACCCGGAGTCATCCCATACCAAGGTCAAACCCAAGCAGCAAGCGTATGGCTCCAAACCCAACAGTGAGGCCACAAAGAGGCCGGCTGAGACCTCCAAAGCTTCAGAGCTTCCCAAAGCCGGGAATGCAGCCAGCCCTCAAACTGACACCAAAGCCAAGCAGAAAGCTTCAGACGAGTCAGTGACCGAGATCAAGAGGGACGAAAGGACTAATGGGAAAAAGCCACAGAATGGAGGGAAAGACGAGAGGAACTCTCCCGTTACTGAATCTTCAGCTGTAGAACCTCCTCAGCAGAACGGCAAAGTCCCAAACAATGAGTCCCCTCAGCCCAAAAGTAAAGcaaagaagaataagaagaagaaagCGGACAAGACGAGTAACTCAATAGGTGAGTGTTGTGAATTGCCAAACTGTGAAGATAaaggataaaaagaaaacatttgtccATTTTTGAATAGAAAATCAGAGTCAGAACTCTCTTATTGTCCAACAGATGATGTTTTTCTGCCCAAAGACATTGATTTGGACAGCGTAGACATGGACGAGACCGAACGCGAGGTGGAATATTTCAAAAGGTAATTCTTGGTATTTTTCTGTAATGATTTAATCTGGCATTCATGACCTTTTGCTTCCCAATGAATTCATTTTTCTCCCTTTTCGCAGGTTCTGTTTGGACTCGGcgcgacagacaagacagaggtTATCCATCAACTGGTCCAATTTTAGCTTGAAGAAGGCCACGTTTGCTGCACACTAATGGGTCTTCCTTTCAAGAGACAATGGCAGGAATCAATAAATGTTCCTCTGGTTTCTTCTCTCTCTCCCATGTTTCTACAGACTGATCGCTGACCCCAGTGCTGCTATGTTTCAACTTCTCCGCCGGTCTACATTATCCACGCCGCCTTGCCTTGTCCTTGTTGCTATGGGTTCTGCAAAGAACCCAAAATGGGCTTATATTCCTGCAGTACttctggagagagagaaaaaagagcaaagtcaaaaaacaaccacaaaatgCTACTCTATAAGTTTATCCCTATTATTTTGGTTTCCCTTTTCGTCTTTTAAAAAGCTTGTGTGCTTTTTGTCAGTGAGTGGGCCGTGTCCCTTAGGTCTGCGCCATGTTCTGGGTTTTCTCTGGCTTTATGTACATTAGGATGAAGGCACTGCGAAAGACATGCTTcagtgtaaaagaaaaaaagatgaatatgacaaaaaaaaaaagatcctttACTTCAGATCAGCTGTGGCTTTGCTCACCTTTGCACCTAGCACTGCACTTCCTCAACTCTTCAAGAGAATCGGACTGGTCAGCTTCACGTCATTGTCCCGTACTTCTCTCTTTATTGGGAGAACGGCTACTACTTGACAATGTTCACATCAGGTTTTCAGTTCCATTTCAAATTGTTCGGTGTAACAACTGTGTTCAAGttaccattttatttttgttttctttctttttttccaactTGTACCAAGCTTGTATCAGAATACTTTCCGAATCGAATCGAACAATACTCACACTATCAATCTGTTATAGAGTGTATATTGTATTAACACTGAAGCCGGACTGGCTACTTTTTAACATATTgttaagtaatattaaaatctTGTCTTTCTTTTTGAAAGATGGAATACAGTAGAGTGGCAGGACATTTCTGTGTCGgtgtctttttttctattttgctccATTACGTAACCCTTATCAAATTCCTAACCTTATCCAGTCAAGGGGAAATACAAAACCTACTGCAGATCAACATTAAAGGAGCCACCTAACACCCCTAAATTGTATGACTTGGCACCTTGCAAAAAGTCCACCCTCATCGTTCTGGTAAGTGTTAATAGTTTTACATTAACTGCAACTTAATTACTTCAACAGTCATGATGGTGATAATAATAGATATGCAAACATTTCGGATAATTTGCTCAAAATTTGAGGTGAAGTCATTATGCATAATTTTCGGTTTATTTTGCTTGGTTTTCTTTCTTGTGACTTTATTACCAGGGTGTGGCAGGTGCAAGTCGGTGAAACTATTCCTTCCAATCCAAGCACTGAGCATCACTGGAAGCAGATAATGCAGTATTATTGTTGCTGCTGAGGTAAGTGTGTTGAAAGTGAAAATAAACGTAAAAGCATTTCAGATTTTATCATTTAAGTAAGCATGCATTTCAAGTTAGCATGTCCTACTGAATGCATGTTGAGATCAAGGTtatatttaagttaatattttttaaatgtcttcaacaaAAAAACCACGTTAAATACTGCTGTTAAAATCATTTTCAAGTCTATTTGCCCTGTATGTCT contains the following coding sequences:
- the LOC128016429 gene encoding protein FAM193A-like isoform X2 codes for the protein MSPTDAKRGAKRRKNKRGGGAGKAGAPPTPSSGSAHGDPSTIPSLNRETPFTFGVNQRAPYTTGDRCLLCRSERKDTVSHDIGGSSQNGTAQSPKSSSALQLPLYVCSDCKRTVEKDDRQPSLDQLNQDFLLHMPMGNGGLSQEPLGAGGRLTVGTPTLPAPDLSTPLTVDTVCSCEACYERREITAESERESQQLQNHWSEVRYLVRCIYRQTGTPLADDQDQPLDRDSESMKELVDRLCEKDPYQLYQRLEQQAREYVLEMKVRLLKHLSTGSKAPGAVAQGPPQAHQFISLLLEEYSALCQAARTISSFLLTLENEHLQKFQVTWELHNKHLFENLVFSEPILHNSLPALVARLRQGTTSHDSYSEDMYRTLLERYHQLDQEMSAVALEWLECEKRIDDYVDEQLLFKVEGQNLTNQRTEPHKSLINRNMSLRTKQRMLQEDAEIFKQKRLFEEQLLPNSKKSLGGDSKFTDTVKQMLSSRLSIPDCPNCNYRRRCTCDDCSLSHILTCGIMDAPMAEDLHLKLPLQAEPPRNYLSEVHPPSMSSGSSGSGSTPGSPITIQQHPRLILPHDGTTTFDDEVPPMSAIYPLSGYEDPAVVASFNGIHSQLSGGEESMNLKDKSSRGSSSSSSSSEGDDEERESGEEPPGQKVSLSGGKNDRPPPSYPHSQVDQVQHPCECHVCNQGNGDSSASSLNSTRLHAGGHQFFSEKTAAHPALHLYPHIHGHLPLHNLSHLPRPLLPTLYSTPPLTHSKTLPPTPTSNQTGGKQQVFNPTLPEHVYQSCFNTAGDWNGSLPCPSLKLENLWDTHMMKNWNPSVLLQEPLPGDMLGPPLPDVPLLSSSLDPNVNPHFAPYDKEKKNGAKKKCLFNYQDAFMEASEVVMATSSATSSVSSTTTTVQSNEVFHNLGKEDHRHPTPVAPRNSPTSIASLPPLSGTSHPSSPNTHLPSIGTQSFPKTVTPGYMDIHQGLCLSAGEQPTTLGEGLVSGPNSVCSDPDCEGHRCEGNGGYEHQPYEGEESQDEDSSSEHSSSTSTSTNQKEGKYCDCCYCEFFGHGGPPAAPTSRNYAEMREKLRLRLTKRKEEQPKKEELLLERDGVEDDRKVEDLLQFINSADSKPPSSSKAAKRARHKQKKLEEKARLEAEARELEIQQQFLKEQSRRQQEEEEAALKRELLRLQEMQQLRASKKKKKDKVKEVTKSENPLVPTTNSPQPLQQTAQSVLEKNMQNGKTQLLHNLIRLSPKEPRIEPESPTGGKNGPLQQPCKERPSESLALQNGTSSHPESSHTKVKPKQQAYGSKPNSEATKRPAETSKASELPKAGNAASPQTDTKAKQKASDESVTEIKRDERTNGKKPQNGGKDERNSPVTESSAVEPPQQNGKVPNNESPQPKSKAKKNKKKKADKTSNSIDDVFLPKDIDLDSVDMDETEREVEYFKRFCLDSARQTRQRLSINWSNFSLKKATFAAH